A stretch of Triticum aestivum cultivar Chinese Spring chromosome 1D, IWGSC CS RefSeq v2.1, whole genome shotgun sequence DNA encodes these proteins:
- the LOC123175165 gene encoding zinc finger BED domain-containing protein RICESLEEPER 3, whose product MVHKDKTYNAMGHAMMDKFNKYWEEPNNVMVLATFLDPRYKMKYVDWCFGQIYDEDKAETELSAFKKDLDKLYEKFDSQKRQAEPQCKNTCNTSTSMPPADSEFLSFLSSTSTKRSKSELRNYTDDANEGMVATFNLLEWWKVNALRYPVLANMARRFLTIPASSVSSESSFSTGGRILDDYRSSLKPYMVEALVCGGSYIKGAHKDLNVLDVEEDDEEEDVEKVKLPKSVADCNY is encoded by the exons ATGGTTCATAAGGACAAAACCTACAATGCTATGGGACATGCTATGATGGACAAGTTCAACAAATATTGGGAAGAACCAAACAATGTCATGGTTCTTGCCACTTTCCTGGATCCAAGGTACAAAATGAAGTACGTGGATTGGTGCTTTGGGCAGATCTATGATGAGGATAAGGCTGAAACTGAGTTGTCTGCATTCAAGAAAGATTTGGACAAGTTGTATGAGAAATTTGATTCTCAAAAGAGGCAAGCTGAACCTCAATGCAAGAATACTTGCAATACAAGTACCTCAATGCCACCTGCAGATTCTGAGTTTCTCTCATTCTTATCATCCACTTCTACAAAACGATCTAAGAGTGAATTGAGAAACTATACGGATGATGCAAATGAGGGTATGGTTGCCACTTTCAATCTGCTAGAGTGGTGGAAGGTGAATGCACTTAGGTATCCTGTGTTGGCAAACATGGCAAGAAGATTCTTAACTATCCCTGCTAGCTCGGTGTCTTCTGAATCCAGTTTTAGCACCGGTGGAAGAATTCTGGATGATTATCGAAGCTCTCTAAAACCATACATGGTGGAGGCCTTGGTGTGTGGCGGAAGCTATATCAAGGGTGCGCACAAAGACTTAAATGTGTTG GATgtggaagaagatgatgaggaggaggatgtggagaagGTCAAATTGCCTAAAAGTGTGGCAGATTGCAACTACTA G
- the LOC123160621 gene encoding zinc finger BED domain-containing protein RICESLEEPER 2 — protein MTHTPLVQIAQGAMEKKKERSLTSILGKEPAIGKKKKGRSKTSSSMDAGIEPSVRSKANPSIVLVDPLVRAKQQARALPPPPPPRRLPDNKGIGARAAAVVASGWTGSANTSVTPTSPAEADSWEHEPEEDRVQEQDEEEKDENVYVPADESESEEEENSYDLRDDMSEDEMDIVQSPGGETDVFVVSSEEDNARTGEKHKKGVKVKRKVTTKGSSKSSTSRESSDCWTFFEKVMVKSEKDPKVEELKAKCMHCHNLYIYVQGSSTTTLNRHMKKCKIFKNKVATKLIQSRLGYKPSNVRGESGLPLGVPSNGYEHTTMKELIAKMVAVHNYSFRMVEHEWFNIVMKYSNPLYQEIGRKAIRAECLRVFNKEKEILKAALKNVDHISLTTDMWTSNQTISYMCVVAHYIDKHWRMQTRVLAFMELDPPHSGNVMAVALFECVTEWKIENKIVSITLDNASNNDSAVRDLKAMFSVRRGTDFEAKYFHVRCCAHIVNLVVQDGTACMSTLVTNLRETVKYFKKSPSRLHKFVEICRSLGLKIGAHLTLDVCTRWK, from the exons ATGACACACACGCCGCTTGTCCAGATCGCCCAAGGAGCCatggagaagaagaaagagaggtcATTGACCTCCATTCTTGGGAAGGAGCCAGCGATTGGAAAAAAGAAGAAGGGCAGAAGCAAGACCTCCAGCTCCATGGACGCCGGCATCGAGCCGTCCGTTCGCTCCAAGGCCAATCCAAGCATCGTCCTTGTTGACCCGCTTGTGAGGGCAAAGCAGCAGGCGCGAGCACTGCCACCCCCGCCTCCGCCTCGGCGTCTACCTGACAACAAAGGTATCGGCGCGCGGGCGGCAGCTGTTGTTGCATCCGGCTGGACCGGCTCCGCGAACACCTCCGTCACGCCTACTTCTCCGGCTGAAGCTGACTCCTGG GAACATGAGCCGGAAGAGGATCGTGTCCAGGAGCAGGATGAGGAAGAGAAGGATGAGAATGTGTATGTGCCTGCTGATGAGTCCGAGTCTGAGGAAGAAGAGAACTCGTATGATCTTAGAGATGACATGTCAGAGGATGAAATGGATATTGTTCAGTCCCCTGGAGGTGAGACTGATGTGTTTGTTGTTAGTTCAGAAGAAGACAATGCAAGAACAGGAGAGAAACACAAGAAAGGGGTGAAAGTCAAGCGCAAGGTCACTACCAAGGGCAGTAGCAAGTCCAGTACTAGCAGGGAGAGTTCAGATTGTTGGACTTTTTTTGAGAAGGTGATGGTGAAATCAGAAAAGGATCCTAAGGTTGAAGAGTTGAAGGCAAAGTGCATGCATTGCCACAATTTATACATATATGTTCAAGGTTCAAGCACCACAACACTTAATAGGCATATGAAGAAGTGTAAGATCTTCAAGAACAAGGTTGCGACGAAACTTATACAATCACGGCTTGGGTACAAGCCGTCCAATGTTAGAGGTGAATCCGGTCTTCCTCTAGGTGTGCCATCCAATGGGTATGAGCACACAACTATGAAGGAGTTGATTGCAAAAATGGTGGCTGTCCATAACTACTCATTCAGGATGGTGGAACATGAGTGGTTCAATATTGTGATGAAGTACTCGAACCCGCTATATCAAGAAATTGGTAGGAAGGCAATAAGAGCTGAGTGTTTGAGGGTTTTCAATAAAGAGAAGGAAATCCTTAAGGCAGCCCTGAAGAATGTGGACCACATTAGTCTCACTACAGATATGTGGACAAGTAACCAAACCATTTCTTATATGTGTGTAGTGGCACACTATATAGATAAACATTGGAGGATGCAGACTCGTGTGCTTGCGTTCATGGAGTTGGACCCCCCTCATAGCGGAAACGTCATGGCTGTTGCGTTGTTTGAATGTGTGACTGAATGGAAGATAGAAAACAAGATAGTGTCCATCACACTAGACAATGCATCAAACAATGATTCAGCTGTTAGAGATTTGAAGGCAATGTTTTCTGTTCGAAGAGGGACAGACTTTGAAGCCAAATATTTCCATGTCCGGTGTTGTGCTCACATTGTCAACTTGGTAGTGCAGGATGGGACAGCCTGCATGAGCACTTTGGTAACGAACCTAAGGGAGACAGTGAAGTACTTCAAGAAGTCCCCTTCCCGGCTGCACAAATTTGTTGAGATTTGCAGGAGTTTAGGCCTTAAAATTGGAGCGCATTTGACCCTAGATGTTTGCACGAGGTGGA AGTGA
- the LOC123175157 gene encoding BTB/POZ and MATH domain-containing protein 1-like, with protein MSAAGVVRLSRSATSVVAKAASGFHLLRIDGYSQAKTVLPGEKISSTGFTVGSESWRMDYYPNGRDAAARSNHASVYIQLTDDRTRRPVQARYKFSLLDHAGNTAYELPAETGSFTGIPEPEVDDHYYHPFYSPRPRMRAFRSPAAAGDEEGPGCGHEQFIGREELEHLIRDDFLVVRCDVGLTEMTCSRLAADEIDNWEDDDEGGEAEEGSRIRPRPAAGGSSSTCRSGLAAPTTTTTLSWRDSGSAYSAKTGERCHPTADSRARSAPLLPGTNGDTAASSRLAPCTATWETRIDSESESGAINILLYGICAEPALAQRPVIVAPSDLHRQLLALLRSGRRGDVAFSVGGELFAAHKYMLAARSPVFMAELFGPMQAKNSPVVRVDDMEPSVFEAMLEFIYSDSLPEIDVGETLEMAQHLLVAADRYDLQSLKSICKDMLCGNIDTRTTATALTLAEQHGCGGLKDACILYLSARAPGGRHGERRLSTPDRELPRPPHGHRRPDQVRVSRSQDYRLL; from the exons ATGTCCGCCGCCGGCGTTGTCCGTTTATCGCGGTCGGCCACCAGCGTCGTCGCCAAAGCGGCGAGCGGGTTCCACCTGCTGCGCATCGACGGCTACTCGCAGGCCAAGACGGTCCTCCCCGGCGAGAAGATCTCCTCCACGGGCTTCACCGTCGGCAGCGAGTCCTGGCGCATGGACTACTACCCCAACGGCCGAGACGCCGCCGCGAGATCCAACCACGCCTCTGTCTACATCCAGCTCACCGACGACCGCACCCGGCGCCCCGTCCAGGCGCGGTACAAGTTCAGCCTGCTGGACCACGCCGGCAACACCGCGTACGAGCTCCCGGCCGAGACCGGCTCCTTCACCGGCATCCCCGAACCCGAAGTCGACGACCATTACTACCACCCTTTTTACTCCCCCCGCCCGCGCATGCGCGCCTTCAGGAGCCCTGCCGCTGCCGGCGACGAAGAAGGCCCGGGATGCGGCCACGAGCAGTTCATCGGGAGGGAAGAGCTGGAGCATCTGATCCGCGACGACTTCCTCGTGGTCCGGTGCGACGTCGGCCTTACGGAGATGACGTGCTCGCGTCTGGCAGCGGACGAGATCGACAACTGggaagatgatgatgaaggtggTGAGGCGGAGGAGGG ATCAAGGATTCGTCCGCGGCCGGCAGCGGGTGGGTCTTCGTCTACCTGCAGATCCGGGCTAGCCGCGCCAACGACAACGACTACACTGTCATGGCGCGATTCAGGATCTGCTTACTCGGCCAAGACAGGCGAGAGGTGCCATCCTACGGCAGACAGTCGGGCCAGATCCGCGCCTTTGCTCCCGGGGACGAACGGGGATACCGCCGCTTCATCGAGGCTTGCGCCTTGCACGGCTACCTGGGAGACCAGGATCGATTCAGAGTCAGAGTCAGGTGCAATTAATATCCTCCTCTACGGCATTTGCGCCGAACCCGCTCTCGCCCAGCGGCCCGTCATCGTAGCACCGTCCGACCTGCACCGGCAGCTCCTTGCCCTATTGAGGAGCGGACGGAGAGGGGACGTGGCGTTCTCGGTGGGCGGCGAGCTGTTCGCGGCGCACAAGTACATGCTCGCCGCTCGGTCCCCCGTGTTCATGGCGGAGCTCTTCGGCCCAATGCAAGCGAAGAACAGTCCTGTAGTGCGGGTAGACGACATGGAGCCGAGTGTCTTCGAGGCCATGCTCGAGTTCATCTACAGCGACTCGCTGCCGGAGATCGACGTCGGCGAGACGCTGGAGATGGCCCAACACCTCCTCGTGGCGGCCGATAGGTATGATCTGCAAAGTTTGAAGTCGATCTGCAAGGACATGTTGTGTGGCAACATTGACACGCGCACGACAGCAACCGCCCTAACACTGGCCGAGCAGCATGGTTGTGGCGGGCTGAAGGACGCATGCATATTGTACCTCTCGGCACGGGCACCTGGAGGCCGTCATGGTGAGCGACGGCTTTCCACACCTGACAGAGAGCTGCCCCGCCCTCCACATGGACATCGTCGACCAGACCAAGTCCGTGTCTCACGTTCTCAAGATTATCGGCTACTCTAA